The genomic region GAAAGGCGCCCTTGCTGGCGCGGTCGCCGAGAAACCCGTCCTCGTCCTTGATCTCGATGTTGAAGCTGTCGACATCGACCGACGGCAGGCGGCTCGCCCCGTGCTGGGCGATGCCCGTTGTCTTGACCAGTTCGTCCGTCGCCATGATAGCCCTTGCCCGCGTGTCCAATTCGCGAGGACACAACGGGGAGGGAACCCTTTGGTTGCACGCGGGCGGAAGATTCCGCCATCCCGCTGGAATTGCGCCAAATCCTTCAAATCCGGGCGGTTTTTGCCCAGTTTTCCTTGACTCTGGGCGGATGGCGGCTATAAGTCCCACAGCCGGCGCGGGGCGTTTCTCGCGCCGCTTGTTTTTGCGTGGGTTTTCAAAGGGATAACTCCCGCCCACGCAGACTCGCATAAACCATTAGCGACTGACAAAAAGCCGGCCCGGACGATACGCGTCCCGAGGCCGGGATTGAACACGGAGAAAGAACGATGTTCGCAGTCATCAAAACCGGCGGCAAGCAATACCGCGTCGTGCCGGATGATGTTCTCGAAGTAGGCAAGATCGAAGGCGAAGTCGGCTCGATCGTGCAGTTGAATGAAGTTCTGGTGGTCGGCGGCGACACGCCGGTGCTGGGCGTTCCGACGGTCGCAGGTGCGTCCGTCGCGGTCGAGGTGCTCGACCACAAGCGCGGCCCGAAGGTCATCGCCTTCAAGAAGCGCCGCCGCAAGAATTCGCGCCGCAAGCGCGGCTACCGCGACGAGATCACCGTGCTGCGCGTCAGCGAGATCCTGACCGACGGCGCCAAGCCCACCAAGGGCCCGCGTCCGAAGAAGGAGAAGGTGGCGAAGGAGCCGGCAGCGGAAGCTGCCGAGTAAGGAAAATCGATCACGCCAATTCACGAATTGATGCGTGAGAAATTTTGAAATGATTCCGTCAAGGAATTGACCTAGAACTACGCAGGATTTCGGAGACGAGCCATGGCTCACAAAAAAGCAGGCGGTTCATCGCGCAACGGT from Bradyrhizobium sp. CB1015 harbors:
- the rplU gene encoding 50S ribosomal protein L21, producing MFAVIKTGGKQYRVVPDDVLEVGKIEGEVGSIVQLNEVLVVGGDTPVLGVPTVAGASVAVEVLDHKRGPKVIAFKKRRRKNSRRKRGYRDEITVLRVSEILTDGAKPTKGPRPKKEKVAKEPAAEAAE